One window of the Nitrospirae bacterium YQR-1 genome contains the following:
- a CDS encoding MFS transporter, with amino-acid sequence MSGKIIDNKQQWFIVFSLSVGILMASLDFAIVNVSLPTITAYFKTTTEHASWVVLTYFLANMGLTLVIGRLGDIWGFKRLYIWGMAIFTLSSLACGASLSVEMLIVARVLQGIGGAMFATLVLAMITSYLPSEYRGKYIGIVSMCKSLGVMMGPGAGAMITSYVSWKWIFFVNIPFGIAAFASAAMLLRKDVSQSNVKKLRLGEFVIAIAAITLFFYTLSIGDSYGWFSPLVLTLLVVSGFGLVFFVRMELKLEAPLINLSLLGNIDLSMGLIANTLRFVIVFGVNFVFPFYFEIAMGYSLKISGILLMIPSALMIVMSPFMGRVSDKIGSRMLCVTGMCLSLVCFLMLVLYPGAGFWYILASMVVLGLSSGLFSSPNDALIMGHAPKGMEGLASSLNILANRAGGTFGIIVFQNIIALSLPAGVDIKPGVSPQILHRVFENTFIAAAVLSAMVIVFSFFAKDAKRE; translated from the coding sequence ATGTCCGGCAAGATTATCGACAATAAACAGCAGTGGTTTATAGTGTTTAGTCTTTCTGTTGGAATCCTGATGGCATCCCTTGACTTTGCTATAGTAAACGTCTCACTGCCGACTATCACGGCGTATTTTAAGACAACCACTGAGCATGCCTCGTGGGTCGTACTGACATATTTTCTTGCCAACATGGGACTAACCCTGGTAATAGGGCGACTTGGCGATATATGGGGCTTTAAGAGGCTATACATATGGGGCATGGCTATCTTTACACTATCGTCACTTGCCTGTGGTGCTTCACTATCTGTGGAGATGCTTATAGTTGCAAGGGTGCTTCAGGGAATAGGGGGAGCGATGTTTGCCACACTGGTGCTGGCTATGATAACCTCATACCTGCCCTCGGAATACCGCGGTAAGTACATCGGCATAGTGAGCATGTGTAAGTCTCTGGGGGTGATGATGGGCCCGGGGGCCGGCGCCATGATTACCTCCTATGTAAGCTGGAAGTGGATATTTTTTGTGAACATCCCTTTTGGTATAGCAGCTTTTGCAAGCGCTGCAATGTTGTTGCGTAAAGACGTTTCACAAAGCAACGTTAAGAAGCTCCGGTTAGGGGAGTTTGTCATTGCAATCGCAGCCATTACCTTATTTTTTTACACACTCTCTATAGGTGACAGCTATGGATGGTTCTCCCCGTTGGTGTTGACATTACTTGTGGTATCAGGCTTTGGTCTGGTATTTTTCGTAAGAATGGAATTGAAGTTGGAAGCGCCGCTTATAAACCTTTCTCTGCTTGGCAATATTGATTTGTCTATGGGGCTTATTGCTAATACACTTAGGTTTGTAATTGTTTTTGGTGTGAATTTTGTCTTTCCTTTTTACTTTGAAATAGCAATGGGTTATTCTTTAAAGATTTCGGGGATACTTCTGATGATACCCTCGGCACTTATGATAGTGATGAGTCCCTTTATGGGCAGGGTGTCGGATAAAATCGGCTCCCGAATGCTCTGCGTAACAGGAATGTGCCTGAGTTTAGTCTGCTTTTTGATGCTTGTTTTATATCCCGGCGCAGGGTTTTGGTATATATTGGCATCCATGGTGGTGCTTGGCCTGAGTTCGGGGCTGTTTTCATCGCCAAATGATGCCTTGATAATGGGACACGCTCCTAAGGGTATGGAGGGGCTGGCCTCAAGTCTCAACATTTTGGCAAACAGAGCGGGTGGCACTTTCGGCATAATCGTTTTTCAAAATATCATTGCTTTGTCTCTACCGGCAGGGGTTGACATCAAACCCGGTGTTTCACCTCAAATCCTTCACAGAGTGTTTGAAAACACATTTATCGCTGCCGCTGTGCTGTCTGCCATGGTTATTGTTTTCTCTTTTTTTGCAAAGGATGCCAAACGGGAGTAA
- a CDS encoding DsrE family protein: MFDINVTLEKSYTVFDMDRAALDGDLPVGIKYMRFLAAHNKTLQGGSDIVAIFHGDACHMVLNDDSYNTLRKVSYGNPYAAMIQQLIDNGAGVEICGVTMRNHLWTKDNILTGVKVNSNGLLRLIQLAQQGYVMIRP; the protein is encoded by the coding sequence ATGTTCGATATAAATGTAACTTTGGAAAAATCCTATACGGTGTTTGACATGGACCGTGCGGCACTGGACGGTGATTTGCCGGTTGGTATAAAGTATATGCGTTTTTTGGCAGCACATAACAAAACGCTCCAAGGCGGCAGTGATATCGTTGCCATCTTCCACGGTGATGCCTGCCATATGGTACTAAATGACGATTCATACAACACGTTGCGCAAGGTCTCTTACGGTAATCCATATGCTGCGATGATTCAGCAGCTGATTGATAACGGAGCTGGAGTCGAAATATGTGGAGTCACCATGAGAAACCACTTATGGACTAAAGACAATATCCTGACCGGTGTAAAAGTAAATTCAAACGGACTGCTTAGGCTGATTCAGTTAGCACAGCAGGGGTATGTTATGATTCGGCCATAG
- a CDS encoding HesA/MoeB/ThiF family protein, whose protein sequence is MGLSEHELNRYKRQMMMDGWGEENQQKLKNSTVFVAGAGGLGSPVSIYLAVAGVGRLRICDFDSPDWSNLNRQILHDHTRIGMNKAQSAKVTLNKINPDVEIIAFTDTINSDNVDNLVGDSAIIVDCMDNFKTRYVLNECAIRKNIPLVYGSIWGMDGRLSFIHYPETPCLMCLFPDPPPQEIFPVIGTTPGVIGSLQALETIKYLTGLGKPIKGKLLVWDGSICEFKTFKTHKDPHCFTCGGL, encoded by the coding sequence ATGGGATTGTCCGAACATGAGCTAAACCGTTACAAGAGACAAATGATGATGGATGGATGGGGTGAAGAAAACCAACAGAAGCTGAAAAACTCCACAGTTTTTGTGGCGGGGGCAGGCGGCCTCGGCTCTCCAGTCTCTATTTATCTTGCCGTGGCAGGCGTAGGACGCTTAAGGATATGCGATTTTGATTCCCCGGATTGGTCAAACTTAAACAGACAAATTCTCCACGACCACACTCGGATTGGAATGAACAAGGCACAATCGGCTAAAGTTACCCTTAATAAAATTAACCCTGACGTAGAGATAATTGCCTTTACCGACACCATAAACAGTGACAACGTTGACAATCTTGTCGGTGATTCCGCAATTATTGTTGATTGTATGGATAATTTTAAGACAAGATATGTACTTAATGAATGTGCTATAAGGAAAAATATTCCTCTGGTCTATGGCAGCATCTGGGGTATGGACGGCAGGCTCTCTTTTATCCACTATCCTGAGACACCGTGTCTGATGTGCCTCTTCCCGGACCCGCCTCCACAGGAGATATTCCCCGTTATCGGCACCACCCCTGGTGTTATCGGCTCTCTACAGGCCCTTGAGACTATTAAATACCTCACTGGGCTTGGAAAGCCTATAAAGGGAAAACTGCTGGTGTGGGATGGCAGTATCTGTGAGTTCAAGACATTTAAAACACATAAAGACCCCCACTGCTTTACCTGTGGGGGCCTTTAG
- a CDS encoding sigma-54 dependent transcriptional regulator, with amino-acid sequence MKVQEDVKSVLIVDDEEMVRLTYAGYLKELGFKTLEAGNGDKGLQMISKHKPDVVLLDLLMPGKSGIETLRDIKKDSADLPVIMLTAFGDIPSAVEAMKAGAYEFMTKPPDFDKLGILVRNAVDHISAKKKVKLLTSILSDSIKVHLGDSRAMSKICNDIITVAETGMSVIIEGETGTGKGYIAKLIHSLSKRAGKPLVKVDLSLIPEALVESELFGYEKGAFTGADKSKKGFFETANYGTILLDELQTVPRHLQNKLLSAVEDRKITPLGSQQSREIDIRIIALANRSLEELVKQDSFGADLYYRLNEYLIKIPALRDHKEDIAFFAGRFLTELTNELQKVIYGFTDDAIALLGFHDWPGNLRELKNVIRRAILICKSDIIDHGDLAFLRAYVKGYRPAPTGRKSEKIYKSLREITNKAIESVEKDAICHVLNITGGNKKKAASLLQVDYKTLFNKIRDYRMTFPEEPLTLRPPRLDVRSRRPF; translated from the coding sequence ATGAAAGTACAGGAAGATGTAAAAAGTGTATTGATAGTGGATGATGAGGAGATGGTGAGGCTAACTTATGCAGGGTATTTGAAGGAGTTGGGTTTTAAGACGCTGGAGGCCGGAAACGGTGATAAGGGTTTACAGATGATTAGTAAGCATAAGCCGGATGTAGTGCTTCTTGATCTTTTGATGCCCGGCAAAAGCGGAATAGAAACTCTCAGGGATATTAAAAAAGATAGTGCCGACCTGCCGGTTATAATGCTCACAGCCTTTGGTGATATTCCCTCAGCTGTGGAAGCTATGAAGGCGGGTGCTTATGAGTTTATGACAAAGCCGCCGGATTTTGATAAACTTGGTATTTTGGTGAGAAACGCTGTTGACCATATATCGGCAAAGAAAAAGGTAAAGTTGCTAACCTCTATTCTTTCAGACTCAATTAAGGTCCATCTGGGTGATAGCCGGGCGATGTCTAAAATTTGCAATGACATAATAACAGTGGCGGAGACCGGCATGTCGGTGATTATCGAGGGTGAGACCGGCACAGGGAAAGGCTATATCGCAAAGCTGATCCATAGCTTAAGTAAGAGAGCAGGCAAGCCTCTTGTAAAGGTGGATTTAAGTCTTATCCCTGAGGCGCTGGTAGAGAGTGAATTGTTTGGATATGAAAAGGGTGCTTTTACAGGAGCAGATAAAAGCAAAAAAGGATTTTTTGAAACGGCCAACTACGGCACAATACTTTTGGACGAATTACAGACCGTACCGAGACATCTGCAAAATAAGCTTCTCAGTGCAGTGGAAGACAGAAAGATCACCCCTTTAGGGTCTCAGCAGTCCAGAGAAATTGATATACGGATTATAGCTTTAGCAAACAGAAGCCTTGAGGAACTGGTTAAACAAGATAGTTTCGGCGCTGATTTATACTACAGGCTTAATGAATATTTGATAAAGATTCCTGCCTTAAGAGACCATAAGGAAGATATTGCTTTCTTTGCCGGCAGGTTTTTAACGGAGTTGACAAATGAGCTACAAAAGGTGATTTATGGGTTCACTGATGATGCTATTGCATTATTGGGATTTCACGACTGGCCGGGCAACTTAAGGGAACTTAAAAATGTCATAAGAAGGGCTATTTTGATTTGTAAGAGTGATATAATAGACCATGGCGATTTGGCATTTCTACGTGCTTATGTAAAAGGTTATCGCCCTGCGCCTACCGGCAGAAAGAGTGAAAAAATCTACAAATCGCTACGGGAAATAACAAATAAGGCTATAGAATCAGTAGAAAAAGATGCAATATGCCATGTTCTTAATATAACAGGCGGTAATAAAAAGAAGGCGGCAAGCCTCCTACAGGTTGACTACAAGACGCTTTTTAATAAGATCAGGGATTATCGTATGACTTTCCCTGAGGAACCGCTTACACTGAGACCTCCAAGGTTAGACGTAAGGTCCAGACGCCCCTTTTAG